In Plasmodium malariae genome assembly, chromosome: 11, the following proteins share a genomic window:
- the PmUG01_11053000 gene encoding conserved Plasmodium protein, unknown function translates to MNDPETENENRENTGNFILNNKNVNENSDYGYYGDHNDCNIHSDHSDSFEENLFNVNKKYIANVATKEQTYKEYKFKNNEYANSYVGNSVNYEQNKLNGNFEKWERYNFNTPCGYNYGKGEKDVEADQNKNDDKQEDGKYGGDGNDDDGIDEQENDKDDNEDVLKYYAVVKNDKMNDENLQNQIDSLLNFNKKSETYEEREKNLSLGSLYNEEIDSTLLYDEMKEEDLYFSLFLEDLNKLKKVPISEYGDYTCKKFENKKIEENNNHVNNFDLNNTIIYKQNIVHSINSRNVLFSEKRLLDINNVNLNNILYFYFCSNQENVLNMEKKNNHVYSYDSYIFDTDDHLNDYSSNANLDSETNSSSSISDEELLLLKHNNADEEEDAEEGGDYANEDEIYFSRRKGKKKKKKKNGNNKGNIRGNGRRNGRRSGQRSGQRSGQRSGQRSGQRNGQRNEGGNMRENMGENMGIDEGQPWEQDMERKKRVKRYKNNEKRLASVEPTKMNKEVESLMNKANNLYISKNFEECIVILETVIKLSPCYHDPFHLLGLIYELEFKNLKKAINYYTIAAHLSRNDFLSWYNIIDLCKIEKQYNTVLYCLYRVLKLYKRKREKWKRINGDNCCNSNSSDGNDMRFFPNEGERVSDGMEGTEEDACCDGIEGQKEYVKRYMYEEDIKENNKKRYSTNNNRERINTRWSSSTNELDNFMKHLYFNLAFTYILLEDYKNALKNLLVLKNKSNTTNIIVDMYICLCLIILRSPTECYHFLKSMYLQIMREKGKNMKSNEDGENGPYLLTVSNGSNWKYDWKSSWKEGMHFPSVSNQPNVHFTYTEKTVISLLMQTQILNSKYDECIFVFKKLEKRSDDILHIDIFIQYIKAVIITGYNVHFSYLLKAPFLRFIFSNDYSFYEDVIFNIAESYYGRCMYEGGIHFYRCIYKRGKSSVLNGKKGNYYRNPDAGVGGDGTFRQATNSHSGSGKEWDKLQRNTAHELVNVMSGKNSEEAFHNSISSNIGNISLSMPLHLPAPVPTNDVIIKFENEVNFVNVVYKLVKCYYFLENYSKAEKIILKILNNENLSKTNMEIDIKMLYIDILYKLEKYNKSINVLLSIKEKRLRSICSMPKPLSNKEREILLLKLLNQKNKLLLYTCHNSYIVHIFYIFQKKKYIYYKYDNYISKSNINSIIRIKENICFCYFCVKYNLFILNYLYLYNILSLMNSKKEVQKENVQRIRTLFKYREYLLFLACSFNIFKKRKKQQDMNIIYGHVQLVQMQLFYKGILIEDLSHTLFQWGDTDGRSRGCSKRGINGNRISSAGCSSSVNCGSNSYSPCEDLLNHDNCNGYNLCCGPDDDARESACGTKGNSGNYKNEEVRIRKEFYRNLSKFKCDIEAEILNSKIVMKFYKFSYNLFYFLYEVENDFNRIHTYMEKEILNYKKGIGGADGSRIGNVNGRDRGKGRSRYSRDAANGTDDNCLFVNAGYNPYPYGENNRTDNPSKLNYTNSKNINNTGNSRNLDRLNRAVNAEDSRVSKKYYNGDDICSSGDKNGDNRGDNRGDNSGDNSGDNGGDNRGDNKGEKRIRKFSFLLTRKRLNFFSFESYLGLYYSLLFFEESFFLVSMMNLYEDAIHILSLYLKNRRSNKLKFINYLRTIKKEFKDYRNDGRSSGNVDKLSRLKCYYFNNTITNCIKEEMRKEYTNFIKTSKYIDCKYYIFRINLMLNKLYISSGNFEKQVRCLNDMYIFNKKEKDEYKILKYYSDIVLTGNFCQDFLTSISKSKNKNILIIFRLFLVRTIQYKNTNPFLVYLIGNICNLSCMIVNAVHEYTRAYTFLLKNRKINALKLRAREDEFMLDKIEKIESWEKLEVAQEKGDANDYDNGGDNDYDNDGDNDYDNDGDNDYDNDYDNGGDNNDNDNNNDNDDEWHNSFEGSHSKEVGHSHLENFNYNCVEQRDERDERDERANGENDPDEENFLFTKLKLWTEKRRKNEIINNFENIADNMNFLFSLTTSYFNYTSGYRVVNRECVIMTSFCLLNEYISKRYEQKIWRKKKKYKKFSLFFKIYKYIYLAEILYNLGRALHHLSYYNECMKLYLAVIDLIKKADKEIQMVININHLNINEKFIYNYVINMKKCMCYTCLNYPILNYNKKSIYYKKLINYYHNLNTKYSNFYLLFFDKKHLLFSASYNLSVIFRKLNRYEQAKYVLKNIIWD, encoded by the coding sequence ATTACGCAGTTGTTAAAAACGACAAAATGAATGACGAAAATCTGCAGAATCAAATTGACAGTTTgctaaattttaataaaaagagcGAAACGTAtgaagaaagagaaaaaaactTATCATTAGGatcattatataatgaagaaaTTGATAGTACCTTATTATATGATGAGATGAAAGAGgaagatttatatttttctctttttttggaagatttaaataaattgaaaaaagtaCCGATAAGTGAATATGGGGATTatacatgtaaaaaatttgaaaataagaaaatcgAAGAAAACAATAAtcatgttaataattttgatttaaataataccattatatataaacagaATATTGTGCATTCGATTAATAGCAGGAATGTTCTTTTTAGTGAAAAAAGGCTATTAGATATCAATAATGTAAACTTAAATAacattctatatttttatttttgttctaatcaagaaaatgtattaaatatggagaaaaaaaataatcatgTATACTCCTACGACTCTTACATATTTGATACTGATGATCACTTAAACGACTACTCAAGTAATGCTAATTTGGACAGTGAAACGAACTCGAGTAGTAGTATAAGCGATGAAGAATTGTTGTTACTGAAACATAACAATGCTGATGAGGAGGAAGACGCCGAGGAGGGGGGCGATTATGCGAATGAGGACGAAATATACTTCAGCAGAAgaaaaggcaaaaaaaaaaaaaaaaaaaaaaatggaaataacaAAGGAAATATAAGGGGAAATGGAAGAAGAAATGGACGAAGAAGTGGACAAAGAAGTGGACAAAGAAGTGGACAAAGAAGTGGACAAAGAAGTGGACAAAGAAATGGACAAAGAAATGAGGGAGGAAATATGAGAGAAAATATGGGAGAAAATATGGGCATAGATGAGGGTCAACCGTGGGAACAAGATAtggagagaaaaaaaagggtcAAAAGGTACAAGAATAACGAGAAAAGGTTAGCATCAGTCGAACCgacaaaaatgaataaagaaGTAGAATCTCTAATGAACAAGGCcaacaatttatatattagcaAAAATTTTGAGGAGTGCATAGTTATATTAGAAACGGTTATAAAACTTTCCCCATGTTACCATGatccttttcatttattaggGTTAATATATGAGCtggaatttaaaaatttgaaaaaagcaataaattattataccaTAGCAGCTCATTTATCACGTAATGATTTCTTATCTTGGTACAATATTATAGATTTGTGTAAAATTGAAAAGCAGTATAACACTGTACTTTACTGTTTGTACAGAGTGTTAAAATTGTACAAGaggaaaagggaaaaatggaaaaggaTCAATGGTGATAACTGTTGTAATAGCAATAGTAGCGATGGAAACGATATGAGATTCTTCCCAAATGAGGGAGAAAGAGTTAGTGATGGAATGGAAGGCACCGAAGAGGATGCTTGCTGTGATGGCATCGAAGGGCAGAAGGAATATGTGAAAAGGTATATGTATGAAGAGGATATAAAGGagaacaacaaaaaaagatatagCACAAATAATAACAGGGAGAGGATCAACACTAGATGGAGTAGCAGCACAAACGAGCTTGACAACTTTATGAAACACCTATATTTCAATCTAGCATTTACGTATATCTTGTTGGAGGATTATAAGAATGCgctaaaaaatttattagttctaaaaaataaaagtaatactactaatattattgtagatatgtatatatgtttatgtttaataattttgagAAGTCCTACCGAGTGttatcattttttgaaaagtaTGTATCTACAAATAATGAGAGAAAAGGGGAAGAACATGAAGAGTAATGAGGATGGGGAAAATGGTCCATATTTGCTTACCGTATCTAACGGATCAAATTGGAAATACGACTGGAAAAGCAGCTGGAAAGAGGGGATGCATTTTCCGAGTGTATCTAACCAGCCGAATGTCCATTTCACGTATACGGAAAAAACAGTTATTTCTCTACTAATGCAAACGCAGATATTAAATAGTAAATACGATGAAtgcatttttgtttttaaaaaattagaaaaaagaagtgATGACATTCTTCATATAGATATATtcatacaatatattaaggcagtaataataacagggTATAATGTACACTTTTCATATTTGTTAAAAGCCCCATTTTTGCGCTTTATATTTAGTAATGACTATTCCTTTTATGAAGACGTAATCTTTAACATAGCTGAATCATATTACGGTAGATGCATGTACGAAGGGGGGATTCATTTTTATCGATGTATTTACAAAAGGGGAAAAAGTAGTGTATTAAATGGGAAAAAGGGTAACTATTATAGGAACCCAGATGCAGGTGTAGGTGGAGATGGTACATTTCGTCAGGCTACTAATAGTCATAGCGGTAGCGGTAAGGAGTGGGATAAACTCCAAAGGAATACTGCTCACGAATTAGTAAATGTAATGAGCGGAAAGAATAGTGAAGAAGCGTTCCACAACTCCATTTCATCAAACATAGGTAACATATCACTGTCGATGCCATTACATCTACCAGCACCTGTACCAACGAAcgatgtaataataaaatttgagAACGAagtaaattttgtaaatgttGTTTATAAGTTAGTCAAGTGTTACTACTTTTTGGAAAATTACAGCAAAGCAGAAAAgataatattgaaaattttaaataatgaaaatctGAGTAAGACTAACATGGAAattgatataaaaatgttatacattgacattttatataaactagaaaaatataataagtcAATAAATGTGTTATTAAGTATTAAGGAAAAGAGGTTAAGATCCATTTGTTCTATGCCAAAACCATTAAGTAATAAGGAGAGAGAAATACTTCTTCTAAAATTGTTAAACCAGAAAAATAAACTATTACTTTATACATGTCATAATAGTtatattgtacatattttttatatttttcaaaaaaaaaaatatatatactataaatatgataattatatatccaagagtaatataaatagtataattagaataaaagaaaatatttgcTTCTGCTATTTCTGTGTTAAATATAACctgtttattttaaattatttatatttgtataacaTTTTAAGTTTAATGAATAGTAAAAAGGAGGtgcaaaaagaaaatgtacAAAGAATTCGAACCTTGTTTAAATATAGAGAGTATTTACTATTTCTCGCTTgctcatttaatatttttaaaaaaagaaaaaaacagcAAGATATGAATATTATCTATGGACATGTACAACTGGTCCAGATGCAGCTCTTTTACAAGGGGATCCTAATAGAGGACTTGAGCCACACGCTTTTTCAATGGGGAGATACAGATGGTAGAAGTAGGGGTTGCAGCAAGAGAGGAATCAATGGAAATAGGATTAGCAGTGCAGGTTGTTCTAGTAGTGTCAACTGTGGAAGTAACAGTTACAGTCCTTGTGAGGATCTCCTCAATCATGACAACTGCAATGGTTATAACCTTTGCTGTGGTCCTGATGACGATGCAAGGGAGAGTGCGTGTGGAACAAAGGGTAACAGCGGTAATTATAAGAATGAAGAAGTAAGAATAAGAAAAGAGTTTTATAGGAATCTTTCCAAATTTAAATGTGATATAGAAGCAGAGATACTGAACAGTAAAATAGTTATgaaattttacaaatttagTTACAActtgttttatttcttatatgaagtagaaaatgattttaacagaatacatacttatatggaaaaggaaattttaaattataaaaaagggaTAGGGGGAGCAGATGGAAGCAGAATTGGAAATGTTAATGGAAGAGATAGAGGGAAAGGAAGAAGCAGGTATAGTAGGGATGCTGCAAATGGGACAGATGATAACTGCTTGTTTGTAAATGCAGGTTATAATCCTTACCCTTATGGTGAGAACAACCGAACTGATAATCCTtctaaattaaattatacgaattcgaaaaatataaataatacaggAAATTCGCGTAACTTGGACAGGTTAAATCGTGCAGTGAATGCAGAGGACTCTCGGGTCAGTAAGAAGTATTACAATGGAGATGATATTTGCAGTAGCGGTGATAAAAATGGTGATAACAGGGGTGATAACAGGGGTGATAACAGTGGTGATAACAGCGGTGATAACGGCGGTGATAACAGGGGTGATAATAAGggggaaaaaagaattagAAAGTTTTCTTTCCTACTCACGAGGAAGCGGCTAAActtcttttcttttgaaAGCTATTTAGGTCTATATTATAGTCTGTTGTTCTTTGAAGAATCCTTTTTTCTAGTTAGCATGATGAATTTATATGAAGATgcaatacatattttaagcCTGTATTTAAAGAATCGAAGGTCGAACAAGCTAAAGTTTATTAACTACCTTAGAACGATTAAAAAGGAGTTTAAAGATTATCGAAATGATGGTAGGAGTAGTGGCAATGTGGACAAGTTGAGCAGGTTGAAGTGCTACTATTTTAACAACACCATTACGAACTGTATTAAGGAAGAAATGAGAAAGGAATACACCAATTTTATTAAGACAAGCAAATATATTGATtgcaaatattatatatttagaattaatctgatgttaaataaattgtatatatcaAGTGGGAATTTTGAAAAACAAGTAAGATGTTTGAAtgatatgtacatatttaataaaaaagaaaaagatgaatataagattttaaaatattatagtgATATAGTCTTAACTGGTAATTTTTGTCAAGATTTTCTTACCTCAATTTCGAAatccaaaaataaaaatatactaattaTCTTTAGACTTTTTCTAGTTAGAACTATACAGTATAAGAATACTAATCCatttttagtttatttaaTTGGAAATATATGCAACTTGTCATGTATGATTGTTAATGCAGTGCATGAGTACACAAGAGCTTACACATTTTTGctaaaaaataggaaaattaACGCGCTCAAATTACGAGCAAGGGAAGATGAATTTATGCTCGACAAGATTGAGAAGATAGAAAGTTGGGAAAAACTGGAAGTTGCGCAAGAGAAGGGGGATGCTAATGATTATGATAATGGTGGTGATAATGATTATGATAATGATGGTGATAATGATTATGATAATGATGGTGATAATGATTATGATAATGATTATGATAATGGTGGTGATAATAACGACAATGATAACAATAACGATAATGATGATGAATGGCATAATAGTTTTGAGGGGAGTCATAGCAAAGAGGTAGGCCACTCCCATTTGGAGAATTTCAACTACAACTGTGTCGAACAACGAGACGAACGAGATGAACGAGACGAACGTGCGAACGGGGAAAACGATCCGGATGAAGAAAATTTTCTCTTTACCAAGCTAAAACTATGGActgaaaaaagaaggaaaaacgaaattataaacaatttTGAAAACATAGCGGATAATATgaactttttatttagtttGACCACCTCCTATTTCAACTACACAAGTGGGTACAGAGTAGTCAACCGAGAATGTGTTATAATGAcatcattttgtttattaaatgaatacaTTTCAAAAAGATATGAACAGAAAATatggaggaaaaaaaaaaaatataaaaaattttccctattttttaaaatttataaatatatatacttagcAGAAATTTTGTACAACCTAGGACGAGCTTTACATCACTTGTCTTATTATAATGAATgtatgaaattatatttggCTGTAATagatttgataaaaaaagcagataaagaaatacaaatggttataaatataaatcatctaaatataaatgaaaaatttatttacaattatgTCATTAATATGAAGAAGTGCATGTGTTACACTTGTTTAAATTATccaattttaaattataataaaaaaagtatatattataaaaaacttattaattattaccATAACTTAAATACTAAATATTCGAATTTCTATTTGCtcttttttgataaaaagcACCTGCTCTTCTCAGCTTCCTACAATTTAAGCGTTATTTTCAGAAAACTAAATAGGTATGAACAGGCTAAGTATGTGTTGAAAAATATCATATGGGATTAG